A genome region from Lucilia cuprina isolate Lc7/37 chromosome 3, ASM2204524v1, whole genome shotgun sequence includes the following:
- the LOC111687765 gene encoding C-type lectin 37Db-like has product MCQIIFKICVFISLMSMALASHKPQVSTTILDGFPNDLNIQPFVSVGYKLYHFGQSKVTWYKAFLICRSLGGFLASFDSQQELAALSDYLIGKYPLDRWWWLSGSDLDSEGDFYWYRTGERISYADWSTGQPDNAGGHENCVHLWYQNPKYQMNDWMCNQQAYYVCEADKPKTIAISVF; this is encoded by the exons ATGTgtcaaattatattcaaaatttgtgtatttattaGTCTGATGTCAATGGCGCTAGCCTCCCACAAACCACAAGTGTCGACCACTATATTGGATG GATTTCCCAATGATTTAAATATTCAACCATTTGTAAGTGTGGGCTATAAATTGTATCATTTTGGTCAAAGCAAG GTTACTTGGTATAAAGCCTTCTTAATTTGTCGTTCTTTGGGCGGTTTCTTAGCCTCTTTTGATTCTCAACAAGAATTGGCCGCCTTATCAGATTATTTAATTGGCAAATATCCTTTGGATCGTTGGTGGTGGTTATCGGGCTCTGATCTAGATTCTGAGGGTGATTTCTATTGGTATCGTACGGGTGAACGTATAAGTTATGCTGACTGGTCTACAGGTCAACCGGATAATGCCGGTGGTCATGAAAATTGTGTTCATCTTTGGTATCAAAATCCCAAATATCAAATGAATGATTGGATGTGTAATCAACAGGCGTATTATGTTTGTGAAGCTGATAAGCCGAAAACGATAGCAATAAGTGTGTTTTAA